A genomic window from Massilia sp. METH4 includes:
- the sdhD gene encoding succinate dehydrogenase, hydrophobic membrane anchor protein, translated as MKNNVGPKRIVVGAHYGLGEFLAQRATAVVMVVYTLVLLIAFLTGSNFSYEGWAGLFAKTWFKLFTLATLIGLFYHAWVGVVSVYQDYIKNVGVRFLIQTASAMWLIACAVWSVQILWSV; from the coding sequence ATGAAAAACAATGTCGGACCGAAGCGCATCGTCGTCGGCGCCCACTACGGCCTGGGCGAATTCCTGGCCCAGCGCGCCACCGCCGTGGTGATGGTGGTGTACACCCTCGTGCTGCTGATCGCCTTTTTGACCGGTTCCAACTTCAGCTATGAAGGCTGGGCCGGCCTGTTCGCCAAAACGTGGTTCAAGCTGTTCACCCTGGCCACCCTGATCGGCCTGTTCTATCACGCGTGGGTCGGCGTCGTCTCCGTCTACCAGGACTACATCAAGAACGTGGGCGTTCGCTTCCTCATCCAAACCGCGTCGGCCATGTGGCTGATCGCGTGCGCCGTGTGGTCGGTGCAGATACTCTGGAGTGTGTAA
- a CDS encoding cation:proton antiporter gives MHMGTTELFLIAMTAIVGIPYLVWRLGDTDYWAPLVVVQTVTGIILGPGILGKAFPEYYTFVFTPAVINCLNGLAWWAVMLFVMLAGIELDLKKAWAHRRESTVTAGLALGTPLVMGCLAAAGMLAFDGWTGARAADWQFVTGVGMACAVTALPVLIMLMEKLEILRQPLGQRVLRYASLDDLLIWGVLALILLEWERVGRQAGFIVLFVPVTMLFRRLMERLAERDRWFVALIWLCVCSFAADWAGLHFMVGAYLAGAVMDAEWFGEEKLDKMRQVLLLTLMPVYFLSTGLRTNWAVGGYAVFVAAGVLLFVSTAGKLAGAHVAGKMLGWSRTESSVIGWLLQTKGLVMIIFANILLDKGIISSETFTALLLMAVGSTMLTVPAVYPKLRAAVQLIFKPA, from the coding sequence ATGCACATGGGTACCACCGAACTGTTCCTGATCGCCATGACGGCGATCGTGGGCATTCCCTACCTCGTCTGGCGGCTGGGCGACACGGATTACTGGGCACCATTGGTGGTCGTGCAGACGGTCACGGGCATCATCCTCGGGCCCGGCATCCTCGGCAAGGCATTCCCCGAGTACTACACGTTCGTGTTCACGCCGGCCGTGATCAATTGCCTGAACGGCCTGGCGTGGTGGGCCGTCATGCTGTTCGTCATGCTGGCCGGGATCGAACTGGACCTCAAGAAAGCATGGGCGCACCGCCGTGAGAGCACGGTCACCGCCGGGCTCGCGCTGGGTACGCCGCTGGTGATGGGTTGTCTGGCCGCCGCCGGCATGCTGGCGTTCGACGGCTGGACGGGTGCCCGGGCGGCCGACTGGCAGTTCGTCACGGGCGTGGGCATGGCATGTGCCGTGACGGCGTTGCCGGTGCTGATCATGCTGATGGAAAAATTGGAGATCCTGCGCCAGCCGCTGGGCCAGCGCGTGCTGCGCTACGCCAGCCTGGACGACCTCTTGATCTGGGGCGTGCTGGCGCTGATCCTGCTGGAGTGGGAGCGGGTAGGGCGGCAGGCCGGCTTCATCGTACTGTTCGTGCCGGTGACGATGCTATTCCGGCGGCTGATGGAGCGCCTGGCCGAGCGCGACCGCTGGTTCGTGGCGCTGATCTGGCTGTGCGTGTGCTCGTTCGCTGCGGACTGGGCCGGTCTTCACTTCATGGTGGGTGCTTACCTGGCCGGCGCCGTGATGGATGCGGAATGGTTCGGCGAGGAAAAGCTGGACAAGATGCGGCAGGTGCTGCTGCTCACGCTGATGCCGGTCTACTTCCTCAGCACCGGCCTGCGCACCAACTGGGCCGTGGGCGGGTATGCGGTCTTCGTGGCGGCCGGCGTGCTGCTGTTCGTGTCGACGGCCGGCAAGCTCGCCGGCGCGCACGTGGCCGGCAAGATGCTGGGCTGGAGCCGGACCGAATCCTCGGTGATCGGCTGGCTGTTGCAGACGAAGGGGCTCGTGATGATCATCTTCGCCAATATCCTGCTCGACAAGGGGATCATCTCCAGCGAGACGTTTACGGCGCTGCTGCTGATGGCCGTGGGGAGCACGATGTTGACGGTGCCGGCCGTGTATCCGAAGCTGCGCGCGGCGGTGCAACTGATTTTCAAGCCGGCGTGA
- the sdhA gene encoding succinate dehydrogenase flavoprotein subunit: MAAIKSSLPVRRFDAVIVGAGGSGMRASLQLAEAGLNVAVLSKVFPTRSHTVAAQGGIGASLGNMAEDNWFWHMFDTVKGGDYLGDQDAIEFMCREAPKVVYELEHFGMPFDRNPDGTIYQRPFGGHTANFGEKAVQRACAAADRTGHALLHTLYQRNVRARTHFFVEWMALDLIRDSEGDVIGVVALEMETGDVMILQAKTTIFATGGAGRIFAASTNAFINTGDGMGMAARAGLPLQDMEFWQFHPTGVAGAGVLITEGVRGEGGILINSQGERFMERYAPTLKDLAPRDFVSRSMDQEIKEGRGVGPNKDHVLLDLRHIGKETIEKRLPSILEIGHKFANVDATKEPIPVVPTIHYQMGGIPTNIHGQVVVPSGDGSQKVVNGLYAIGECACVSVHGANRLGTNSLLDLVVFGRAAGNHVVASNLKQKEHKDLPKDAGDFAMDRLNRLETSTGGERVQGVANDIRATMQKYCGVFRTDDLLKQGFDEIMKLDERRKHVSFKDKSKVFNTARVEALELDNLIETAKATITSAVARKESRGAHAHSDFPNRDDENWMKHTLWFSEGCRLEYKPVVTKPLTVETFKPKARTF; this comes from the coding sequence GTGGCAGCAATCAAATCTTCTCTCCCTGTCCGCCGCTTCGACGCGGTGATCGTCGGCGCCGGCGGTTCCGGCATGCGCGCCTCCCTGCAACTGGCGGAAGCTGGCCTGAACGTGGCCGTGCTGTCGAAGGTATTCCCGACCCGCTCGCACACCGTGGCGGCGCAGGGCGGCATCGGCGCATCGCTGGGCAACATGGCCGAGGACAACTGGTTCTGGCACATGTTCGACACCGTGAAGGGTGGCGACTACCTGGGCGACCAGGACGCGATCGAATTCATGTGCCGCGAGGCACCGAAGGTCGTCTACGAGCTCGAACACTTCGGCATGCCGTTCGACCGCAACCCCGACGGCACGATCTACCAGCGTCCGTTCGGCGGCCACACAGCGAACTTCGGCGAGAAGGCCGTGCAGCGCGCCTGCGCCGCGGCCGACCGTACCGGCCATGCGCTGCTGCACACGCTGTACCAGCGTAACGTGCGTGCCCGCACCCACTTCTTCGTCGAGTGGATGGCGCTGGACCTGATCCGCGACTCGGAAGGCGATGTGATCGGCGTGGTCGCGCTCGAAATGGAGACGGGCGACGTGATGATCCTGCAGGCGAAGACGACGATCTTCGCCACCGGCGGTGCCGGCCGGATCTTCGCAGCATCGACCAACGCGTTCATCAACACCGGCGACGGCATGGGCATGGCGGCACGCGCCGGCCTGCCGCTGCAGGACATGGAATTCTGGCAGTTCCACCCGACCGGCGTGGCCGGCGCGGGCGTCCTGATCACCGAAGGCGTGCGCGGCGAAGGCGGCATCCTGATCAACTCGCAGGGCGAGCGCTTCATGGAACGCTATGCGCCGACGCTGAAGGACCTGGCGCCGCGCGACTTCGTGTCCCGCTCGATGGACCAGGAAATCAAGGAAGGCCGCGGCGTGGGCCCGAACAAGGACCACGTGCTGCTCGACCTGCGCCACATCGGCAAGGAGACGATCGAGAAGCGCCTGCCGTCGATCCTGGAAATCGGCCACAAGTTCGCCAACGTCGATGCGACGAAGGAACCGATCCCCGTCGTGCCGACCATCCACTACCAGATGGGCGGTATTCCGACGAACATCCACGGCCAGGTCGTGGTGCCAAGCGGCGACGGTTCGCAGAAAGTGGTCAACGGCCTGTACGCGATCGGCGAATGCGCCTGCGTGTCGGTGCACGGCGCGAACCGCCTGGGCACGAACTCGCTGCTGGACCTGGTGGTGTTCGGCCGCGCGGCCGGCAACCACGTGGTGGCATCGAACCTCAAGCAGAAGGAACACAAGGACCTGCCGAAGGATGCCGGCGACTTTGCGATGGACCGTCTGAACCGCCTCGAAACGTCGACCGGCGGCGAGCGCGTGCAGGGCGTGGCGAACGACATCCGCGCCACGATGCAGAAATACTGCGGCGTGTTCCGTACCGACGACCTGCTCAAGCAAGGTTTCGACGAGATCATGAAGCTGGACGAACGCCGCAAGCACGTGTCGTTCAAGGACAAGTCCAAGGTGTTCAACACCGCCCGCGTCGAAGCGCTGGAACTGGACAACCTGATCGAGACGGCCAAGGCGACCATCACGTCGGCCGTGGCGCGCAAGGAATCGCGCGGCGCGCACGCGCACAGCGACTTCCCGAACCGCGACGACGAAAACTGGATGAAGCACACGCTGTGGTTCTCCGAAGGCTGCCGCCTGGAGTACAAGCCGGTCGTCACCAAGCCGCTGACGGTGGAAACCTTCAAGCCAAAAGCACGTACTTTCTAA
- a CDS encoding succinate dehydrogenase assembly factor 2, whose product MSIDNNRTHQSDPANRARLRWRSRRGLLENDLILTRFLDAHETELTDEEVDALTRLLDLSDNALMDLVLARSEPEGELDLPHVHALLGRLRHA is encoded by the coding sequence ATGAGTATTGATAACAACCGTACGCATCAATCGGACCCCGCCAACCGTGCCCGCTTGCGCTGGCGCTCCCGGCGGGGCCTGCTGGAAAACGACCTGATCTTGACCCGTTTTCTCGATGCGCACGAAACGGAATTGACCGACGAGGAAGTGGACGCGCTGACGCGGCTCCTGGACTTGTCGGACAATGCGCTGATGGATCTGGTGCTGGCGCGCAGCGAGCCGGAAGGCGAGCTCGATCTGCCGCACGTGCATGCACTGCTTGGTCGTCTGCGCCACGCCTGA
- the gltA gene encoding citrate synthase, whose translation MNTSENKATLSFSDGSQSIEFPIYKGTVGPDVIDIRKLYGATGKFTYDPGFMSTAACNSSITYIDGDKGELQYRGYPIEQLAVNADFMETCYLLLNGELPNEAQKNEFVNTVTKHTMVHEQMQFFFRGFRRDAHPMSVLVGTVGALASFYHDSLDINDAKQREISAIRLIAKMPTLVAMAYKYSIGQPFMYPRNDLSYSANFMRMMFGNPCEEYKVNDVLVRALDRILILHADHEQNASTSTVRLAGSSGANPFACIAAGIACLWGPAHGGANEAALTMLKEIGSVDNIPSFIEKVKDKNSGVKLMGFGHRVYKNFDPRATLMRETCHEVLNELGLQDDPLFKLAMELEKIALNDEYFVSRKLYPNVDFYSGIVQSALGIPVSMFTGIFAMARTIGWIAQWNEMIADPEQKIGRPRQLFVGATARDVPPLKERK comes from the coding sequence ATGAATACTTCTGAAAACAAAGCCACCCTGTCGTTCTCCGATGGCAGCCAGTCGATCGAGTTCCCGATCTACAAGGGCACCGTGGGCCCGGACGTCATCGACATCCGCAAGCTGTACGGCGCCACCGGCAAGTTCACCTACGACCCGGGCTTCATGTCCACCGCGGCGTGCAACTCGTCGATCACCTACATCGACGGCGACAAGGGTGAGCTGCAGTACCGCGGCTACCCGATCGAGCAGCTGGCCGTGAACGCCGACTTCATGGAAACCTGCTACCTGCTGCTGAACGGCGAACTGCCGAACGAAGCGCAGAAGAACGAATTCGTGAACACGGTGACCAAGCACACGATGGTCCACGAACAGATGCAGTTCTTCTTCCGCGGTTTCCGTCGCGACGCGCACCCGATGTCGGTGCTGGTCGGTACGGTCGGCGCGCTGGCCTCGTTCTATCACGACTCGCTGGACATCAACGATGCCAAGCAGCGCGAAATCTCGGCAATCCGCCTGATCGCGAAGATGCCGACCCTGGTCGCCATGGCGTACAAGTACTCGATCGGCCAGCCGTTCATGTACCCGCGCAACGACCTGTCGTACAGCGCCAATTTCATGCGCATGATGTTCGGTAACCCGTGCGAAGAGTACAAGGTGAACGACGTGCTGGTGCGCGCGCTGGACCGCATCCTGATCCTGCACGCCGACCACGAGCAGAACGCTTCCACGTCGACCGTCCGCCTGGCCGGTTCGTCGGGCGCGAACCCGTTCGCGTGTATCGCGGCCGGCATCGCCTGCCTGTGGGGCCCGGCACACGGCGGCGCCAACGAAGCGGCACTGACGATGCTGAAGGAAATCGGCTCGGTCGACAACATCCCGTCGTTCATCGAGAAGGTCAAGGACAAGAACTCCGGCGTGAAGCTGATGGGCTTCGGTCACCGCGTGTACAAGAACTTCGACCCGCGTGCAACGCTGATGCGCGAAACCTGCCACGAAGTGCTGAACGAACTGGGCCTGCAGGACGACCCGCTGTTCAAGCTGGCCATGGAACTGGAAAAGATCGCCCTGAACGACGAGTACTTCGTGTCCCGCAAGCTGTACCCGAACGTGGACTTCTACTCGGGCATCGTGCAGTCGGCCCTGGGCATCCCGGTCTCGATGTTCACCGGTATCTTCGCGATGGCCCGTACCATCGGCTGGATCGCCCAGTGGAACGAAATGATCGCCGACCCGGAACAGAAGATCGGCCGCCCGCGCCAGCTGTTCGTGGGCGCGACCGCGCGCGATGTGCCGCCGCTGAAAGAGCGCAAGTAA
- a CDS encoding EAL domain-containing protein produces MVDSAATLVGDLPLREVMDLLSGAFYVLDESGYFVLWNRQLEHVTGLSSERLRSVHMLELFEPDTRSKVARAFCTVFQSDEKVQLEARLRDGKGGTTPFLFISSRLSIVGDGRYLCGMGVDLARHYEQRDRLELFERALMAASNGIVIARHEGRDNPIEYVNPAFERISGYSTVEAINHDSRFMAAPGMDDDQRAHLAGAILAQRPATVVFRNKRKNGELFWNHLSVTPVRDHAGQVTHFIGIIEDITAMKQRTTQLEHLVTHDPLTGLANRLLLRDRLEHALQAAQRSDEKVALILMDLNKFKEINDTMGHNSGDQVLKQVAQRLQSALRESDTVARLGGDEFVMVLAAQPSLRYTLRMIERIRRAMAPEMEVDGRLLSVGASMGVAVWPDDGRTPGDLMHAADVAMYEGKHGGPDAVHFYSPGMADSSAARQRMEQALRDALERDDLYLLFQPSVAVGTGKILGVEALLRWRHPERGELLPADFLPDAEESGLIVPLGRRVLEDVCSTLRRLADLGFGDVPISINASSREFTQRDYLPYIANRVAHHGVNPSRLTLELREEQLMNNPEQATRLANGLQELGICLSVDEFGAGMNNLTCLRQLPVSQLKMTRQRVQEINGHPGSGALAKTMLDIGNNLNIRVVATGVETRDQHDFLAANGCSSVQGNYISQPMTRPMLEQWLAAH; encoded by the coding sequence ATGGTGGATAGCGCGGCCACCCTGGTCGGCGATTTGCCGTTGCGGGAGGTGATGGATTTGCTCTCGGGCGCCTTTTATGTCCTGGACGAGTCCGGTTATTTTGTGCTGTGGAATCGCCAGCTGGAGCACGTGACGGGATTGTCGTCCGAGCGGCTGCGCTCGGTCCATATGCTCGAATTGTTCGAGCCCGACACACGCTCGAAGGTGGCCCGCGCCTTCTGCACCGTGTTCCAGAGCGATGAAAAGGTGCAGCTGGAAGCGCGCCTGCGCGACGGCAAGGGCGGCACCACGCCCTTCCTGTTCATCAGTTCGCGGCTGTCGATCGTGGGCGACGGCCGCTACCTGTGCGGCATGGGTGTCGATCTCGCCCGGCACTACGAGCAGCGCGACCGGCTCGAACTGTTCGAGCGTGCGCTGATGGCGGCCAGCAACGGCATCGTGATCGCCCGCCACGAAGGCCGCGACAATCCGATCGAATACGTGAATCCCGCGTTCGAGCGCATCAGCGGCTACTCGACCGTGGAAGCGATCAACCACGACTCGCGCTTCATGGCCGCGCCCGGCATGGACGACGACCAGCGCGCCCACCTGGCCGGTGCGATTCTCGCCCAGCGCCCGGCCACCGTGGTGTTCCGCAACAAGCGCAAGAACGGCGAGCTGTTCTGGAACCACCTGTCGGTAACGCCGGTGCGCGACCACGCCGGCCAGGTCACGCACTTCATCGGCATCATCGAGGACATTACCGCGATGAAGCAGCGCACCACGCAGCTCGAACACCTCGTCACGCACGATCCGCTCACTGGACTGGCGAACCGGCTGTTGCTGCGCGACCGGCTGGAACACGCCTTGCAGGCGGCCCAGCGCAGCGACGAGAAGGTGGCCCTGATCCTCATGGACTTGAACAAGTTCAAGGAAATCAACGACACGATGGGCCACAACTCGGGGGACCAGGTGCTCAAGCAGGTCGCGCAGCGCCTGCAATCGGCACTGCGCGAGTCCGACACGGTGGCGCGCCTGGGCGGCGACGAGTTCGTGATGGTGCTGGCCGCGCAGCCGAGCCTGCGCTACACGTTGCGGATGATCGAGCGGATCCGGCGCGCCATGGCACCCGAGATGGAAGTCGATGGCCGCCTGCTGTCGGTCGGCGCCAGCATGGGCGTGGCGGTGTGGCCCGATGACGGGCGCACGCCCGGCGACCTGATGCACGCCGCGGATGTGGCCATGTACGAGGGCAAGCATGGCGGACCGGACGCCGTGCATTTCTATTCGCCCGGCATGGCCGACAGCTCGGCCGCCCGGCAGCGCATGGAACAGGCGCTGCGCGACGCGCTGGAACGGGACGACCTGTACCTGCTGTTCCAGCCGAGCGTGGCCGTCGGCACGGGCAAGATCCTTGGCGTGGAGGCGCTGCTGCGCTGGCGGCATCCCGAGCGCGGCGAGCTGCTGCCGGCGGATTTCCTGCCCGATGCCGAAGAAAGCGGCCTGATCGTGCCGCTGGGGCGGCGCGTGCTGGAAGACGTGTGCTCCACGCTGCGCCGGCTGGCGGACCTGGGCTTCGGCGACGTCCCCATCTCGATCAATGCATCGTCGCGCGAGTTCACCCAGCGCGACTACCTGCCCTACATCGCCAACCGCGTGGCGCACCACGGCGTGAACCCTTCGCGACTCACGCTGGAATTGCGCGAGGAACAGTTGATGAACAACCCTGAACAGGCCACCCGGCTGGCCAACGGCCTGCAGGAACTGGGCATCTGCCTCTCGGTGGATGAGTTCGGCGCCGGCATGAACAACCTCACCTGTCTGCGCCAGCTTCCCGTCAGCCAGTTGAAGATGACGCGCCAGCGCGTGCAGGAGATCAACGGCCATCCCGGCAGCGGCGCGCTGGCCAAGACGATGCTCGACATCGGCAACAACCTGAACATCCGCGTCGTCGCCACCGGCGTGGAAACGCGCGACCAGCACGACTTCCTGGCGGCCAACGGGTGCAGCAGCGTGCAGGGCAATTACATCAGCCAGCCGATGACGCGGCCGATGCTGGAGCAGTGGCTGGCGGCGCATTGA
- a CDS encoding GntR family transcriptional regulator gives MNPVTPNQPSPGSSANAPAAPGAGATPSNPAPTGGAAPAPTFSPLYQQIKALITQSLQSGEWKPGEMIPSEVELANRYKVSQGTVRKAIDELAAENLVMRRQGKGTFVSTHHEARAHIRFLRLRPDEGQPHYPESRFLEVKRLRAPADVARLLDMKSGDATVYIKRVQSFDGVPTIVEELWLPGQLFKGLTAERLSEYKGPMYGLFESEFGTRMIRADEKVRAVLASAEDAALLGVEAGTPLLLAERVSFTYGDKPVELRRGLYLTTRHHYQNDLN, from the coding sequence ATGAATCCCGTCACGCCCAACCAGCCCAGCCCAGGCAGCAGTGCGAACGCGCCGGCTGCGCCGGGCGCGGGCGCGACCCCGAGCAATCCCGCGCCGACCGGGGGCGCCGCGCCGGCTCCCACCTTTTCGCCGCTCTATCAGCAGATCAAGGCCCTGATCACGCAGAGCCTGCAGTCCGGCGAGTGGAAACCGGGCGAAATGATCCCCAGCGAAGTGGAACTGGCCAACCGCTACAAGGTCAGCCAGGGCACCGTGCGCAAGGCGATCGACGAACTGGCCGCCGAGAACCTGGTGATGCGCCGGCAGGGCAAGGGCACGTTCGTGTCCACCCACCACGAGGCGCGCGCCCATATCCGGTTCCTGCGGCTGCGGCCCGACGAGGGGCAGCCCCATTATCCTGAGAGCCGCTTCCTGGAAGTGAAGCGCCTGCGCGCCCCGGCGGACGTGGCGCGGCTGCTGGACATGAAGTCCGGGGACGCCACCGTCTACATCAAGCGCGTGCAATCCTTCGATGGCGTGCCGACGATCGTCGAGGAGTTGTGGCTGCCGGGCCAGCTGTTCAAGGGTCTTACGGCCGAGCGGCTGTCCGAGTACAAGGGTCCGATGTACGGCTTGTTCGAATCCGAATTCGGCACGCGCATGATCCGCGCCGACGAAAAAGTGCGTGCCGTGCTGGCCAGTGCCGAGGATGCCGCGCTGTTGGGCGTGGAGGCGGGCACGCCGCTGCTGCTGGCCGAACGCGTGTCGTTCACGTACGGCGACAAGCCCGTGGAATTGCGCCGCGGCCTGTACCTGACCACTCGCCACCACTACCAGAACGATCTGAACTAA
- a CDS encoding Dabb family protein, which translates to MACQLLYWTAMLAEISTLVLRHVVLFAFKNDAPAEAVDAVVTGFGKLPDEIPGIVGYESGTNVSPEGLNDGFTHCFTLTFTSAEARDDYLNHPAHVAFVKTLGTCLERSLVIDYWARQRPGPEEEQARILASVT; encoded by the coding sequence ATGGCTTGTCAATTACTCTACTGGACCGCCATGCTTGCCGAGATCTCCACATTAGTCTTGCGTCACGTCGTGCTGTTTGCGTTCAAGAACGATGCCCCGGCCGAGGCCGTCGATGCCGTCGTCACGGGCTTTGGCAAATTGCCCGACGAGATTCCAGGCATCGTCGGGTATGAATCGGGGACCAATGTGAGCCCGGAAGGCTTGAACGACGGCTTCACCCACTGCTTCACCCTCACCTTCACCAGCGCAGAAGCGCGCGACGACTACCTGAACCACCCGGCCCACGTGGCTTTCGTGAAAACGCTGGGCACCTGCCTAGAACGCTCGCTCGTGATCGATTACTGGGCGCGGCAGCGACCGGGGCCGGAGGAGGAGCAGGCGCGGATACTGGCCAGCGTGACCTGA
- the sdhC gene encoding succinate dehydrogenase, cytochrome b556 subunit, whose protein sequence is MSDAVTDPRRKPRREFRNIHVTELSNYRMPFSAIVSILHRISGLLLFVLLPFILYLLQESIRSEISFAHFQGIASHPFSKLVILALVWGYMHHFCAGIRHLVMDTHIGLDKDSARQTSVAVLVISLAVTFLVALKLFGVF, encoded by the coding sequence ATGTCTGACGCCGTCACGGACCCGCGCCGCAAGCCGCGCCGCGAGTTCCGCAACATCCACGTTACCGAGCTGTCGAACTACCGGATGCCGTTCTCGGCCATCGTGTCGATCCTGCACCGCATCAGCGGCCTGCTGCTGTTCGTGCTGCTGCCCTTCATCCTGTACCTGCTGCAGGAAAGCATCCGCTCCGAAATCTCCTTCGCCCACTTCCAGGGCATTGCCTCGCACCCGTTCTCGAAACTGGTGATCCTGGCGCTGGTCTGGGGCTATATGCACCACTTCTGCGCCGGCATCCGCCACCTGGTGATGGATACGCACATCGGCCTGGACAAGGATTCGGCCCGCCAGACGTCCGTCGCCGTGCTGGTCATCAGCCTGGCCGTAACGTTCCTGGTCGCCCTGAAACTGTTCGGAGTGTTCTAA
- a CDS encoding succinate dehydrogenase iron-sulfur subunit translates to MARTLKFKIYRYDPDKDEKPYMQDLTVELKDTDKMLLDAIQRIKSDVDDSLALRRSCREGVCGSDAMNVNGKNRLACTTNLNELTEPIILRPLPGLPVIRDLIVDMTQFFKQYDSIKPFLINDSIPPEKERLQTPAEREELDGLYECILCACCSTSCPSFWWNPDKFVGPAGLLQAYRFIADSRDEATAARLDNLEDPYRLFRCHSIMNCVDVCPKGLNPNKAIGKIKELLVRRAI, encoded by the coding sequence ATGGCACGCACTCTCAAATTCAAGATCTACCGCTACGATCCGGACAAGGATGAAAAGCCGTACATGCAAGACCTGACGGTCGAGCTGAAGGACACCGACAAGATGCTGCTGGACGCGATCCAGCGCATCAAGTCCGACGTGGACGATTCGCTGGCCCTGCGCCGCTCCTGCCGCGAAGGCGTGTGCGGTTCCGACGCGATGAACGTGAACGGCAAGAACCGCCTGGCTTGCACGACGAACCTGAACGAGCTGACCGAACCGATCATCCTGCGCCCGCTGCCTGGCCTGCCCGTGATCCGCGACCTGATCGTGGACATGACGCAATTCTTCAAGCAATATGATTCGATCAAGCCGTTCCTGATCAACGACTCGATTCCGCCGGAGAAGGAACGCCTGCAGACCCCGGCCGAGCGCGAAGAGCTCGACGGCTTGTACGAATGTATCCTGTGCGCCTGCTGCTCCACGTCCTGCCCGTCGTTCTGGTGGAACCCGGACAAGTTCGTGGGCCCGGCTGGCCTCTTGCAAGCCTACCGCTTCATCGCCGACTCGCGCGACGAAGCTACAGCTGCGCGCCTGGATAACCTGGAAGACCCGTACCGCCTGTTCCGCTGCCACTCGATCATGAACTGCGTGGACGTCTGCCCGAAGGGCCTGAACCCGAACAAGGCCATCGGCAAGATCAAGGAATTGCTCGTACGCCGGGCGATTTGA
- a CDS encoding BlaI/MecI/CopY family transcriptional regulator codes for MNSPPKPTPAELEMLRLLYELGPATAKQVHAAALAARPELTYANVLRQLQVMHGKGIVTRDESARAHVYAPAQEQASIQTSLLKDLIQKAFAGSGKALVLAALRGGHVTARERAEISALLGEDRLPD; via the coding sequence ATGAACTCCCCACCGAAACCGACTCCCGCCGAACTCGAGATGCTGCGGCTGCTGTACGAACTGGGCCCGGCTACCGCGAAGCAGGTCCATGCGGCCGCCCTCGCCGCCCGGCCCGAACTGACCTATGCAAACGTGCTGCGCCAGTTGCAGGTCATGCATGGCAAGGGAATCGTGACGCGCGACGAAAGTGCCCGCGCCCACGTCTACGCGCCCGCCCAGGAACAGGCTTCGATCCAGACCAGTCTGTTAAAGGACTTGATCCAGAAGGCCTTCGCCGGCTCCGGCAAGGCGCTCGTGCTGGCGGCCCTGCGCGGCGGCCACGTGACGGCGCGCGAGCGCGCCGAAATCTCCGCCCTCCTGGGAGAAGACCGGCTTCCCGATTGA